In one Alosa alosa isolate M-15738 ecotype Scorff River chromosome 14, AALO_Geno_1.1, whole genome shotgun sequence genomic region, the following are encoded:
- the mapk8ip1b gene encoding C-Jun-amino-terminal kinase-interacting protein 1 isoform X1 (The sequence of the model RefSeq protein was modified relative to this genomic sequence to represent the inferred CDS: added 73 bases not found in genome assembly), whose product MSDRQKRKPSPPDPASRGLQVDSPANFRLTHDISLDEFEDEDLSEITEITDERGMSLNCNSQLDIKAHVMRGANSGLGKVEAGAVGHIQSEILHLDLIDAADGNCEQEVCPAATKAPAKNPAPGAMDTYRPKRPTTLNLFPQVPRTQDTLNNNSFGKKYSWQELVSRSSSPLKTGELSPPREHICMSDQDKVQQYGRGGGGGGGGTQTKNRGTSTDAPHKRSVSSKQSHAPAPPQTAPPAPPVKASAAGESHRERIRYHTDVRLEPTEEIYLTPVQRSLEALDQEPEQDTDTDTDQQQQQQQQQQQQRAPMLSQTADHGRMSISSDNEGPPPYQPPLYEQPNPAICEQDEDLFPPSYTSCIASTAALDLSTRDARLAAELSYVDVDAEDGEDAEDRVDGAGEAQARDEGLSRAFRNTATAARTSMSSSEASGLSYDSVKYTLVVDEHAQLELVSLRQCYHGYSDDSDSATVYDNCVSSPYESALGEEYEEDEDEENEGARVGGVRREATARLSEDSTPEADLPFTKKFLNVFMNGRSRSSSAESFGLYSCIINGEEKDQTHRAVYRFVPRHDDELELEVDDPLLVLVQGEDYWYEGYNMRSGVHGIFPAYYATEITKDAEHLKVKTSDWVERHRLKFLGSVQVPYHKGNDVLCAAMQKIATNRRMTVQYNPPSSCILEINVKGVKLVVQEDYGAYESESQCSHFFHLKNISFCGYHPKNNKYFGFITKHPADQRFACHVFVSEHSTKPLAESVGKAFQLYYKEFVEFTCPTEDIYLE is encoded by the exons ATGTCGGACCGACAGAAAAGAAAACCATCGCCACCTGATCCCGCTTCTCGTGGTTTACAGGTAGACTCTCCGGCCAATTTCAG GCTGACCCACGACATCAGTCTGGATGAGTTTGAGGACGAAGACCTCTCTGAGATCACCGAAATCACCGACGAGAGAGGCATGAGTCTCAACTGCAACAGCCAACTGGACATCAAG GCTCATGTGATGCGGGGAGCCAATAGTGGCCTGGGGAAGGTGGAGGCAGGCGCAGTGGGACACATCCAGTCGGAGATCCTTCACTTGGACCTGATAGATGCTGCCGACGGCAACTGCGAGCAGGAAGTCTGTCCAGCCGCCACCAAAGCGCCCGCCAAGAACCCTGCGCCCGGCGCCATGGATACCTACCGGCCCAAGAGACCCACCACGCTCAACCTGTTTCCACAGGTGCCTCGCACACAG GACACACTCAACAACAACTCCTTTGGGAAGAAATACAGTTGGCAGGAGCTGGTCTCTCGCTCATCCTCCCCTCTCAAAACTG GCGAGCTATCTCCCCCTCGCGAGCACATCTGCATGAGTGACCAGGACAAGGTCCAGCAGTacggacgaggaggaggaggaggagggggtgggacaCAGACGAAAAACCGTGGCACCTCGACCGACGCTCCACACAAACGGTCTGTCTCGTCCAAACAGAGTCACGCCCCGGCGCCTCCGCAGACCGCTCCCCCCGCCCCGCCGGTCAAGGCCTCAGCGGCGGGCGAGTCGCACCGCGAGCGCATCCGCTACCACACGGACGTGCGCCTGGAGCCCACCGAGGAGATCTACCTGACGCCCGTGCAGCGGAGCCTCGAGGCCCTGGACCAAGAGCCCGAGCAGGACACTGACACTGATActgaccagcagcagcagcagcagcagcagcagcagcagcagcgggcaCCCATGCTGTCCCAGACCGCCGACCACGGCCGCATGTCCATCAGCTCCGACAACGAGGGGCCGCCGCCCTACCAGCCGCCGCTGTACGAGCAGCCCAACCCGGCCATCTGCGAGCAGGACGAGGACCTCTTCCCGCCCTCCTACACGTCTTGCATCGCGTCCACCGCCGCGCTGGACCTCAGCACCAGGGACGCCCGGCTGGCCGCCGAGCTCAGCTACGTGGACGTGGACGCGGAGGACGGAGAGGACGCGGAGGACAGAGTGGACGGGGCCGGCGAGGCCCAGGCGCGGGACGAGGGTCTGTCCCGGGCCTTCCGGAACACTGCCACTGCCGCCCGAACTTCCATGAGCAGCTCGGAGGCGAGCGGCCTCTCGTACGACTCGGTCAAGTACACGCTGGTGGTGGACGAGCACGCGCAGCTGGAGCTGGTCAGCCTGCGGCAGTGTTACCACGGTTACAGCGATGACAGCGACTCAGCCACCGTCTACGACAACTGCGTGTCCTCGCCATACGAGTCCGCCCTCGGGGAGGAGTACGAGGAAGACGAGGACGAGGAGAATGAGGGGGCGCGGGTGGGAGGAGTCAGACGAGAGGCCACCGCCCGCCTGTCAGAAGACTCCACCCCCGAGGCTGACCTGCCCTTCACCAAGAAGTTCCTCAACGTCTTCATGAATGGCCGATCACGCTCATCCA GTGCagaatcatttggcctctacTCGTGTATCATTAATGGAGAGGAGAAAGACCAGACTCACAGAGCAGTGtacag GTTTGTCCCCCGCCATGACgatgagctggagctggaggtgGACGACCCCCTGCTGGTGTTGGTGCAGGGAGAGGACTACTGGTACGAAGGCTACAACATGCGGTCAGGAGTGCATGGGATCTTCCCTGCCTACTACGCCACGGAGATCACCAAAGATGCAGAGCACTTAAAAG TGAAAACCAGTGACTGGGTAGAGAGGCACAGGCTGAAATTCCTGGGCTCAGTCCAAGTGCCCTATCATAAAGGCAACGATGTGCTGTGTGCAGCCATGCAGAAG ATTGCCACCAATAGGAGAATGACAGTGCAGTATAACCCGCCTTCCTCCTGCATCCTGGAGATCAATGTGAAGGGAGTAAAGCTTGTGGTACAAGAAGACTACGGAGCCTATGAGAGT GAGAGCCAGTGTAGTCACTTCTTCCACCTGAAGAACATTTCCTTCTGTGGTTACCATCCCAAGAACAACAA ATATTTTGGGTTCATCACCAAGCACCCAGCAGATCAAAGATTTGCTTGTCATGTATTCGTGTCTGAACACTCCACCAAGCCTCTGGCAGAGTCCGTGGG
- the mapk8ip1b gene encoding C-Jun-amino-terminal kinase-interacting protein 1 isoform X2 (The sequence of the model RefSeq protein was modified relative to this genomic sequence to represent the inferred CDS: added 73 bases not found in genome assembly): protein MEPNRDGGEGWMEDQWEKWLTHDISLDEFEDEDLSEITEITDERGMSLNCNSQLDIKAHVMRGANSGLGKVEAGAVGHIQSEILHLDLIDAADGNCEQEVCPAATKAPAKNPAPGAMDTYRPKRPTTLNLFPQVPRTQDTLNNNSFGKKYSWQELVSRSSSPLKTGELSPPREHICMSDQDKVQQYGRGGGGGGGGTQTKNRGTSTDAPHKRSVSSKQSHAPAPPQTAPPAPPVKASAAGESHRERIRYHTDVRLEPTEEIYLTPVQRSLEALDQEPEQDTDTDTDQQQQQQQQQQQQRAPMLSQTADHGRMSISSDNEGPPPYQPPLYEQPNPAICEQDEDLFPPSYTSCIASTAALDLSTRDARLAAELSYVDVDAEDGEDAEDRVDGAGEAQARDEGLSRAFRNTATAARTSMSSSEASGLSYDSVKYTLVVDEHAQLELVSLRQCYHGYSDDSDSATVYDNCVSSPYESALGEEYEEDEDEENEGARVGGVRREATARLSEDSTPEADLPFTKKFLNVFMNGRSRSSSAESFGLYSCIINGEEKDQTHRAVYRFVPRHDDELELEVDDPLLVLVQGEDYWYEGYNMRSGVHGIFPAYYATEITKDAEHLKVKTSDWVERHRLKFLGSVQVPYHKGNDVLCAAMQKIATNRRMTVQYNPPSSCILEINVKGVKLVVQEDYGAYESESQCSHFFHLKNISFCGYHPKNNKYFGFITKHPADQRFACHVFVSEHSTKPLAESVGKAFQLYYKEFVEFTCPTEDIYLE from the exons ATGGAACCGAACAGGGACGGAGgagagggctggatggaggaccAGTGGGAGAAATG GCTGACCCACGACATCAGTCTGGATGAGTTTGAGGACGAAGACCTCTCTGAGATCACCGAAATCACCGACGAGAGAGGCATGAGTCTCAACTGCAACAGCCAACTGGACATCAAG GCTCATGTGATGCGGGGAGCCAATAGTGGCCTGGGGAAGGTGGAGGCAGGCGCAGTGGGACACATCCAGTCGGAGATCCTTCACTTGGACCTGATAGATGCTGCCGACGGCAACTGCGAGCAGGAAGTCTGTCCAGCCGCCACCAAAGCGCCCGCCAAGAACCCTGCGCCCGGCGCCATGGATACCTACCGGCCCAAGAGACCCACCACGCTCAACCTGTTTCCACAGGTGCCTCGCACACAG GACACACTCAACAACAACTCCTTTGGGAAGAAATACAGTTGGCAGGAGCTGGTCTCTCGCTCATCCTCCCCTCTCAAAACTG GCGAGCTATCTCCCCCTCGCGAGCACATCTGCATGAGTGACCAGGACAAGGTCCAGCAGTacggacgaggaggaggaggaggagggggtgggacaCAGACGAAAAACCGTGGCACCTCGACCGACGCTCCACACAAACGGTCTGTCTCGTCCAAACAGAGTCACGCCCCGGCGCCTCCGCAGACCGCTCCCCCCGCCCCGCCGGTCAAGGCCTCAGCGGCGGGCGAGTCGCACCGCGAGCGCATCCGCTACCACACGGACGTGCGCCTGGAGCCCACCGAGGAGATCTACCTGACGCCCGTGCAGCGGAGCCTCGAGGCCCTGGACCAAGAGCCCGAGCAGGACACTGACACTGATActgaccagcagcagcagcagcagcagcagcagcagcagcagcgggcaCCCATGCTGTCCCAGACCGCCGACCACGGCCGCATGTCCATCAGCTCCGACAACGAGGGGCCGCCGCCCTACCAGCCGCCGCTGTACGAGCAGCCCAACCCGGCCATCTGCGAGCAGGACGAGGACCTCTTCCCGCCCTCCTACACGTCTTGCATCGCGTCCACCGCCGCGCTGGACCTCAGCACCAGGGACGCCCGGCTGGCCGCCGAGCTCAGCTACGTGGACGTGGACGCGGAGGACGGAGAGGACGCGGAGGACAGAGTGGACGGGGCCGGCGAGGCCCAGGCGCGGGACGAGGGTCTGTCCCGGGCCTTCCGGAACACTGCCACTGCCGCCCGAACTTCCATGAGCAGCTCGGAGGCGAGCGGCCTCTCGTACGACTCGGTCAAGTACACGCTGGTGGTGGACGAGCACGCGCAGCTGGAGCTGGTCAGCCTGCGGCAGTGTTACCACGGTTACAGCGATGACAGCGACTCAGCCACCGTCTACGACAACTGCGTGTCCTCGCCATACGAGTCCGCCCTCGGGGAGGAGTACGAGGAAGACGAGGACGAGGAGAATGAGGGGGCGCGGGTGGGAGGAGTCAGACGAGAGGCCACCGCCCGCCTGTCAGAAGACTCCACCCCCGAGGCTGACCTGCCCTTCACCAAGAAGTTCCTCAACGTCTTCATGAATGGCCGATCACGCTCATCCA GTGCagaatcatttggcctctacTCGTGTATCATTAATGGAGAGGAGAAAGACCAGACTCACAGAGCAGTGtacag GTTTGTCCCCCGCCATGACgatgagctggagctggaggtgGACGACCCCCTGCTGGTGTTGGTGCAGGGAGAGGACTACTGGTACGAAGGCTACAACATGCGGTCAGGAGTGCATGGGATCTTCCCTGCCTACTACGCCACGGAGATCACCAAAGATGCAGAGCACTTAAAAG TGAAAACCAGTGACTGGGTAGAGAGGCACAGGCTGAAATTCCTGGGCTCAGTCCAAGTGCCCTATCATAAAGGCAACGATGTGCTGTGTGCAGCCATGCAGAAG ATTGCCACCAATAGGAGAATGACAGTGCAGTATAACCCGCCTTCCTCCTGCATCCTGGAGATCAATGTGAAGGGAGTAAAGCTTGTGGTACAAGAAGACTACGGAGCCTATGAGAGT GAGAGCCAGTGTAGTCACTTCTTCCACCTGAAGAACATTTCCTTCTGTGGTTACCATCCCAAGAACAACAA ATATTTTGGGTTCATCACCAAGCACCCAGCAGATCAAAGATTTGCTTGTCATGTATTCGTGTCTGAACACTCCACCAAGCCTCTGGCAGAGTCCGTGGG